Proteins from a single region of Trichomycterus rosablanca isolate fTriRos1 chromosome 16, fTriRos1.hap1, whole genome shotgun sequence:
- the cast gene encoding calpastatin isoform X4 produces MPGKKRTHGRKKSKQQSEASTPGGGQPGHFSDASQKSQPKQSTTTPAAPASSVKPAQYEKGAAKPATTTASPATTMVTAGATSTSTAPKSTSTTVAAGSVTSIGPSTVPKASPAAGKGNLGGSTKPTTQSTTTVSSSKLDPSKAPTTITPATNISASTGSKVKSEVPAKTSALVSADPLDVLADSLPAAEPVAPKAPQFTGPQVKETTLTSHDAPRCGERDDTLPPGYRKQDMEKKMPAGEPEKPKTDSKPLTMDEAVDSLSAGFVSSAPKPETKIETVAPVSANKNFAPPPPDQKKQAVSAPAGLSPAPPADKKAKMEKTFPAVQSVKPKAEEQKKTAAAGVAVKPKETPKAGDMSLDALDALGDTLPTSKPVPKTPEVKPQNIVKEKTVKSEKGVRVGERDDTLPPDYRFTEDKNNQQPPPLPKEPSMDPSEALDILSGDFTESFAAPTVQAYLPPSAPAKQQPQVEDLSALDALADDFVAPAQAKKVSSGLPPAAKSTPLPTYQSTDMSFDALDALGDTLPTAQPVPKSPEIRPEDIVDEKNLTSKKGVFVGEREDTLPPDYRFPKDDPKKHPEPPKPQPSMDPSEALDILSGDFTTPSVASAVQAPVPPSAPPANSSADFALEKLADDFLAPTSASTVKSAAPMPPKANTQLQDDTSAMDALSDTLTGIGAVPEPVPVTPKQEVKEKLVVEEKLRKAGETDDTLPPEYRPTEADKKAAAEMKLQTKAGVPDKQTSIDESKALELLSSDFSDPSPAPPASQTQTPPAKTSTTSKVPGPVLDELASTLLPNLSGKKSTDSKPKKPAVADVPAVKDLPGKPSTDVVSSTTTQKGGKS; encoded by the exons TCTCAGCCCAAACAGTCCACGACCACCCCAGCAGCGCCGGCCTCCAGCGTGAAGCCTGCACAATATGAG AAGGGGGCTGCAAAACCTGCAACCACGACTGCAAGTCCTGCAACCACCATGGTCACTGCAGGCGCTACGTCAACAAGCACCGCTCCTAAGTCCACCTCAACCACTGTGGCTGCAGGCTCGGTGACCTCCATTGGGCCGTCTACAGTTCCTAAAGCCAGTCCAGCAGCTGGTAAAGGCAACCTGGGTGGATCTACTAAACCAACAACACAG AGTACTACCACTGTTTCATCATCCAAACTGGACCCTTCGAAGGCACCCACAACGATCACTCCAGCCACTAACATTTCTGCAAGCACCGGAAGCAAG GTGAAATCGGAGGTTCCTGCGAAGACCAGCGCCCTG GTGTCCGCTGATCCGCTCGATGTGTTGGCTGACAGTTTGCCCGCTGCAGAGCCCGTTGCTCCTAAAGCTCCTCAGTTCACAGGGCCCCAAGTAAAGGAG ACCACTTTAACCTCGCATGACGCTCCCCGCTGCGGAGAAAGAGACGACACACTGCCGCCTGGATACAGAAAGCAAGACATG GAGAAAAAGATGCCTGCTGGGGAACCAGAGAAACCAAAGACAGATTCCAAG CCTTTAACGATGGATGAGGCCGTGGACTCTCTCTCAGCCGGATTTGTATCATCTGCACCCAAACCTGAAACG AAAATTGAAACTGTCGCACCTGTCAGTGCCAACAAAAACTTTGCTCCTCCTCCACCTGATCAGAAG AAACAAGCCGTGTCCGCTCCTGCAGGTTTGTCCCCTGCACCTCCTGCTGACAAGAAAGCAAAGATGGAGAAA ACCTTTCCTGCTGTTCAGAGTGTCAAACCCAAAGCAGAAGAG CAAAAGAAAACTGCTGCTGCTGGAGTAGCAGTGAAGCCAAAGGAAACCcccaag GCCGGTGACATGTCTCTGGATGCCCTGGATGCTTTGGGAGACACATTGCCAACTTCAAAACCAGTTCCTAAGACCCCTGAAGTCAAACCTCAGAACATTGTTAAA GAGAAGACTGTAAAATCAGAGAAGGGTGTACGTGTGGGTGAGAGAGACGACACTCTGCCCCCTGATTACAGATTCACAGAGGACAAGAACAACCAGCAGCCACCCCCTCTGCCAAAAGAG CCCTCCATGGATCCAAGTGAAGCTTTGGATATTCTGTCAGGTGATTTTACAGAGTCATTCGCAGCTCCTACAGTCCAGGCTTACCTTCCTCCTTCAGCTCCAGCAAAACAG CAACCCCAAGTAGAAGATCTCTCAGCTCTTGATGCCCTGGCAGATGATTTTGTGGCTCCTGCACAAGCCAAAAAG GTCTCCTCCGGTCTTCCTCCAGCTGCTAAAAGCACTCCACTCCCCACTTACCAG AGCACTGATATGTCTTTTGATGCTCTGGACGCTCTGGGAGACACACTGCCCACTGCACAACCAGTTCCTAAATCTCCTGAAATCAGACCTGAGGATATTGTTGAT GAGAAGAACCTAACATCAAAGAAAGGTGTGTTTGTGGGTGAGAGAGAGGACACACTGCCTCCAGATTACAGGTTCCCCAAAGATGACCCGAAAAAGCACCCTGAACCCCCAAAACCACAG CCCTCCATGGACCCGTCTGAGGCTCTGGATATTCTCTCAGGAGATTTCACAACCCCATCTGTGGCCTCTGCCGTTCAGGCCCCCGTTCCTCCCTCCGCACCTCCAGCAAAT AGCTCAGCAGACTTTGCTCTAGAGAAGCTTGCAGATGATTTCTTAGCCCCCACCAGCGCATCGACTGTCAAATCTGCTGCTCCGATGCCTCCTAAAGCTAACACCCAG CTTCAAGACGATACATCAGCCATGGACGCTCTCTCAGATACGCTAACGGGCATCGGTGCTGTACCTGAGCCAGTGCCAGTCACTCCTAAACAGGAAGTCAAG GAAAAGCTGGTGGTTGAGGAGAAGTTAAGGAAGGCCGGTGAAACAGATGACACACTTCCTCCTGAATATCGACCCACAGAGGCAGATAAGAAG GCTGCAGCAGAGATGAAATTACAAACTAAAGCAGGTGTTCCAGATAAACAG ACATCTATAGATGAGTCAAAAGCTCTCGAGCTGCTTTCCAGTGACTTCTCTGATCCCTCACCGGCTCCACCTGCATCTCAAACACAAACCCCACCTGCAAAAACATCCACCACTTCTAAG GTACCAGGCCCAGTGTTGGATGAACTGGCATCCACACTGCTCCCAAACCTCTCTGGAAAAAAATCAACTGACAGCAAACCAAAg aAACCAGCAGTAGCCGATGTGCCAGCTGTGAAAGACCTTCCTGGCAAACCGAGCACAGATGTGGTGTCCTCGACCACCACACAGAAGGGTGGAAAGAGCTAG
- the cast gene encoding calpastatin isoform X6 has protein sequence MSQPKQSTTTPAAPASSVKPAQYEKGAAKPATTTASPATTMVTAGATSTSTAPKSTSTTVAAGSVTSIGPSTVPKASPAAGKGNLGGSTKPTTQSTTTVSSSKLDPSKAPTTITPATNISASTGSKVKSEVPAKTSALVSADPLDVLADSLPAAEPVAPKAPQFTGPQVKETTLTSHDAPRCGERDDTLPPGYRKQDMEKKMPAGEPEKPKTDSKPLTMDEAVDSLSAGFVSSAPKPETKIETVAPVSANKNFAPPPPDQKKQAVSAPAGLSPAPPADKKAKMEKTFPAVQSVKPKAEEQKKTAAAGVAVKPKETPKAGDMSLDALDALGDTLPTSKPVPKTPEVKPQNIVKEKTVKSEKGVRVGERDDTLPPDYRFTEDKNNQQPPPLPKEPSMDPSEALDILSGDFTESFAAPTVQAYLPPSAPAKQQPQVEDLSALDALADDFVAPAQAKKVSSGLPPAAKSTPLPTYQSTDMSFDALDALGDTLPTAQPVPKSPEIRPEDIVDEKNLTSKKGVFVGEREDTLPPDYRFPKDDPKKHPEPPKPQPSMDPSEALDILSGDFTTPSVASAVQAPVPPSAPPANSSADFALEKLADDFLAPTSASTVKSAAPMPPKANTQLQDDTSAMDALSDTLTGIGAVPEPVPVTPKQEVKEKLVVEEKLRKAGETDDTLPPEYRPTEADKKAAAEMKLQTKAGVPDKQTSIDESKALELLSSDFSDPSPAPPASQTQTPPAKTSTTSKVPGPVLDELASTLLPNLSGKKSTDSKPKGKSGKSKSKPKKPAVADVPAVKDLPGKPSTDVVSSTTTQKGGKS, from the exons ATG TCTCAGCCCAAACAGTCCACGACCACCCCAGCAGCGCCGGCCTCCAGCGTGAAGCCTGCACAATATGAG AAGGGGGCTGCAAAACCTGCAACCACGACTGCAAGTCCTGCAACCACCATGGTCACTGCAGGCGCTACGTCAACAAGCACCGCTCCTAAGTCCACCTCAACCACTGTGGCTGCAGGCTCGGTGACCTCCATTGGGCCGTCTACAGTTCCTAAAGCCAGTCCAGCAGCTGGTAAAGGCAACCTGGGTGGATCTACTAAACCAACAACACAG AGTACTACCACTGTTTCATCATCCAAACTGGACCCTTCGAAGGCACCCACAACGATCACTCCAGCCACTAACATTTCTGCAAGCACCGGAAGCAAG GTGAAATCGGAGGTTCCTGCGAAGACCAGCGCCCTG GTGTCCGCTGATCCGCTCGATGTGTTGGCTGACAGTTTGCCCGCTGCAGAGCCCGTTGCTCCTAAAGCTCCTCAGTTCACAGGGCCCCAAGTAAAGGAG ACCACTTTAACCTCGCATGACGCTCCCCGCTGCGGAGAAAGAGACGACACACTGCCGCCTGGATACAGAAAGCAAGACATG GAGAAAAAGATGCCTGCTGGGGAACCAGAGAAACCAAAGACAGATTCCAAG CCTTTAACGATGGATGAGGCCGTGGACTCTCTCTCAGCCGGATTTGTATCATCTGCACCCAAACCTGAAACG AAAATTGAAACTGTCGCACCTGTCAGTGCCAACAAAAACTTTGCTCCTCCTCCACCTGATCAGAAG AAACAAGCCGTGTCCGCTCCTGCAGGTTTGTCCCCTGCACCTCCTGCTGACAAGAAAGCAAAGATGGAGAAA ACCTTTCCTGCTGTTCAGAGTGTCAAACCCAAAGCAGAAGAG CAAAAGAAAACTGCTGCTGCTGGAGTAGCAGTGAAGCCAAAGGAAACCcccaag GCCGGTGACATGTCTCTGGATGCCCTGGATGCTTTGGGAGACACATTGCCAACTTCAAAACCAGTTCCTAAGACCCCTGAAGTCAAACCTCAGAACATTGTTAAA GAGAAGACTGTAAAATCAGAGAAGGGTGTACGTGTGGGTGAGAGAGACGACACTCTGCCCCCTGATTACAGATTCACAGAGGACAAGAACAACCAGCAGCCACCCCCTCTGCCAAAAGAG CCCTCCATGGATCCAAGTGAAGCTTTGGATATTCTGTCAGGTGATTTTACAGAGTCATTCGCAGCTCCTACAGTCCAGGCTTACCTTCCTCCTTCAGCTCCAGCAAAACAG CAACCCCAAGTAGAAGATCTCTCAGCTCTTGATGCCCTGGCAGATGATTTTGTGGCTCCTGCACAAGCCAAAAAG GTCTCCTCCGGTCTTCCTCCAGCTGCTAAAAGCACTCCACTCCCCACTTACCAG AGCACTGATATGTCTTTTGATGCTCTGGACGCTCTGGGAGACACACTGCCCACTGCACAACCAGTTCCTAAATCTCCTGAAATCAGACCTGAGGATATTGTTGAT GAGAAGAACCTAACATCAAAGAAAGGTGTGTTTGTGGGTGAGAGAGAGGACACACTGCCTCCAGATTACAGGTTCCCCAAAGATGACCCGAAAAAGCACCCTGAACCCCCAAAACCACAG CCCTCCATGGACCCGTCTGAGGCTCTGGATATTCTCTCAGGAGATTTCACAACCCCATCTGTGGCCTCTGCCGTTCAGGCCCCCGTTCCTCCCTCCGCACCTCCAGCAAAT AGCTCAGCAGACTTTGCTCTAGAGAAGCTTGCAGATGATTTCTTAGCCCCCACCAGCGCATCGACTGTCAAATCTGCTGCTCCGATGCCTCCTAAAGCTAACACCCAG CTTCAAGACGATACATCAGCCATGGACGCTCTCTCAGATACGCTAACGGGCATCGGTGCTGTACCTGAGCCAGTGCCAGTCACTCCTAAACAGGAAGTCAAG GAAAAGCTGGTGGTTGAGGAGAAGTTAAGGAAGGCCGGTGAAACAGATGACACACTTCCTCCTGAATATCGACCCACAGAGGCAGATAAGAAG GCTGCAGCAGAGATGAAATTACAAACTAAAGCAGGTGTTCCAGATAAACAG ACATCTATAGATGAGTCAAAAGCTCTCGAGCTGCTTTCCAGTGACTTCTCTGATCCCTCACCGGCTCCACCTGCATCTCAAACACAAACCCCACCTGCAAAAACATCCACCACTTCTAAG GTACCAGGCCCAGTGTTGGATGAACTGGCATCCACACTGCTCCCAAACCTCTCTGGAAAAAAATCAACTGACAGCAAACCAAAg GGTAAAAGTGGAAAGTCAAAGTCTAAACCGAAG aAACCAGCAGTAGCCGATGTGCCAGCTGTGAAAGACCTTCCTGGCAAACCGAGCACAGATGTGGTGTCCTCGACCACCACACAGAAGGGTGGAAAGAGCTAG
- the cast gene encoding calpastatin isoform X1 translates to MPGKKRTHGRKKSKQQSEASTPGGGQPGHFSDASQKSQPKQSTTTPAAPASSVKPAQYEKGAAKPATTTASPATTMVTAGATSTSTAPKSTSTTVAAGSVTSIGPSTVPKASPAAGKGNLGGSTKPTTQSTTTVSSSKLDPSKAPTTITPATNISASTGSKVKSEVPAKTSALVSADPLDVLADSLPAAEPVAPKAPQFTGPQVKETTLTSHDAPRCGERDDTLPPGYRKQDMEKKMPAGEPEKPKTDSKPLTMDEAVDSLSAGFVSSAPKPETKIETVAPVSANKNFAPPPPDQKKQAVSAPAGLSPAPPADKKAKMEKTFPAVQSVKPKAEEQKKTAAAGVAVKPKETPKAGDMSLDALDALGDTLPTSKPVPKTPEVKPQNIVKEKTVKSEKGVRVGERDDTLPPDYRFTEDKNNQQPPPLPKEPSMDPSEALDILSGDFTESFAAPTVQAYLPPSAPAKQQPQVEDLSALDALADDFVAPAQAKKVSSGLPPAAKSTPLPTYQSTDMSFDALDALGDTLPTAQPVPKSPEIRPEDIVDEKNLTSKKGVFVGEREDTLPPDYRFPKDDPKKHPEPPKPQPSMDPSEALDILSGDFTTPSVASAVQAPVPPSAPPANSSADFALEKLADDFLAPTSASTVKSAAPMPPKANTQLQDDTSAMDALSDTLTGIGAVPEPVPVTPKQEVKEKLVVEEKLRKAGETDDTLPPEYRPTEADKKAAAEMKLQTKAGVPDKQTSIDESKALELLSSDFSDPSPAPPASQTQTPPAKTSTTSKVPGPVLDELASTLLPNLSGKKSTDSKPKGKSGKSKSKPKKPAVADVPAVKDLPGKPSTDVVSSTTTQKGGKS, encoded by the exons TCTCAGCCCAAACAGTCCACGACCACCCCAGCAGCGCCGGCCTCCAGCGTGAAGCCTGCACAATATGAG AAGGGGGCTGCAAAACCTGCAACCACGACTGCAAGTCCTGCAACCACCATGGTCACTGCAGGCGCTACGTCAACAAGCACCGCTCCTAAGTCCACCTCAACCACTGTGGCTGCAGGCTCGGTGACCTCCATTGGGCCGTCTACAGTTCCTAAAGCCAGTCCAGCAGCTGGTAAAGGCAACCTGGGTGGATCTACTAAACCAACAACACAG AGTACTACCACTGTTTCATCATCCAAACTGGACCCTTCGAAGGCACCCACAACGATCACTCCAGCCACTAACATTTCTGCAAGCACCGGAAGCAAG GTGAAATCGGAGGTTCCTGCGAAGACCAGCGCCCTG GTGTCCGCTGATCCGCTCGATGTGTTGGCTGACAGTTTGCCCGCTGCAGAGCCCGTTGCTCCTAAAGCTCCTCAGTTCACAGGGCCCCAAGTAAAGGAG ACCACTTTAACCTCGCATGACGCTCCCCGCTGCGGAGAAAGAGACGACACACTGCCGCCTGGATACAGAAAGCAAGACATG GAGAAAAAGATGCCTGCTGGGGAACCAGAGAAACCAAAGACAGATTCCAAG CCTTTAACGATGGATGAGGCCGTGGACTCTCTCTCAGCCGGATTTGTATCATCTGCACCCAAACCTGAAACG AAAATTGAAACTGTCGCACCTGTCAGTGCCAACAAAAACTTTGCTCCTCCTCCACCTGATCAGAAG AAACAAGCCGTGTCCGCTCCTGCAGGTTTGTCCCCTGCACCTCCTGCTGACAAGAAAGCAAAGATGGAGAAA ACCTTTCCTGCTGTTCAGAGTGTCAAACCCAAAGCAGAAGAG CAAAAGAAAACTGCTGCTGCTGGAGTAGCAGTGAAGCCAAAGGAAACCcccaag GCCGGTGACATGTCTCTGGATGCCCTGGATGCTTTGGGAGACACATTGCCAACTTCAAAACCAGTTCCTAAGACCCCTGAAGTCAAACCTCAGAACATTGTTAAA GAGAAGACTGTAAAATCAGAGAAGGGTGTACGTGTGGGTGAGAGAGACGACACTCTGCCCCCTGATTACAGATTCACAGAGGACAAGAACAACCAGCAGCCACCCCCTCTGCCAAAAGAG CCCTCCATGGATCCAAGTGAAGCTTTGGATATTCTGTCAGGTGATTTTACAGAGTCATTCGCAGCTCCTACAGTCCAGGCTTACCTTCCTCCTTCAGCTCCAGCAAAACAG CAACCCCAAGTAGAAGATCTCTCAGCTCTTGATGCCCTGGCAGATGATTTTGTGGCTCCTGCACAAGCCAAAAAG GTCTCCTCCGGTCTTCCTCCAGCTGCTAAAAGCACTCCACTCCCCACTTACCAG AGCACTGATATGTCTTTTGATGCTCTGGACGCTCTGGGAGACACACTGCCCACTGCACAACCAGTTCCTAAATCTCCTGAAATCAGACCTGAGGATATTGTTGAT GAGAAGAACCTAACATCAAAGAAAGGTGTGTTTGTGGGTGAGAGAGAGGACACACTGCCTCCAGATTACAGGTTCCCCAAAGATGACCCGAAAAAGCACCCTGAACCCCCAAAACCACAG CCCTCCATGGACCCGTCTGAGGCTCTGGATATTCTCTCAGGAGATTTCACAACCCCATCTGTGGCCTCTGCCGTTCAGGCCCCCGTTCCTCCCTCCGCACCTCCAGCAAAT AGCTCAGCAGACTTTGCTCTAGAGAAGCTTGCAGATGATTTCTTAGCCCCCACCAGCGCATCGACTGTCAAATCTGCTGCTCCGATGCCTCCTAAAGCTAACACCCAG CTTCAAGACGATACATCAGCCATGGACGCTCTCTCAGATACGCTAACGGGCATCGGTGCTGTACCTGAGCCAGTGCCAGTCACTCCTAAACAGGAAGTCAAG GAAAAGCTGGTGGTTGAGGAGAAGTTAAGGAAGGCCGGTGAAACAGATGACACACTTCCTCCTGAATATCGACCCACAGAGGCAGATAAGAAG GCTGCAGCAGAGATGAAATTACAAACTAAAGCAGGTGTTCCAGATAAACAG ACATCTATAGATGAGTCAAAAGCTCTCGAGCTGCTTTCCAGTGACTTCTCTGATCCCTCACCGGCTCCACCTGCATCTCAAACACAAACCCCACCTGCAAAAACATCCACCACTTCTAAG GTACCAGGCCCAGTGTTGGATGAACTGGCATCCACACTGCTCCCAAACCTCTCTGGAAAAAAATCAACTGACAGCAAACCAAAg GGTAAAAGTGGAAAGTCAAAGTCTAAACCGAAG aAACCAGCAGTAGCCGATGTGCCAGCTGTGAAAGACCTTCCTGGCAAACCGAGCACAGATGTGGTGTCCTCGACCACCACACAGAAGGGTGGAAAGAGCTAG
- the cast gene encoding calpastatin isoform X7 has product MPGKKRTHGRKKSKQQSEASTPGGGQPGHFSDASQKSQPKQSTTTPAAPASSVKPAQYEKGAAKPATTTASPATTMVTAGATSTSTAPKSTSTTVAAGSVTSIGPSTVPKASPAAGKGNLGGSTKPTTQSTTTVSSSKLDPSKAPTTITPATNISASTGSKVKSEVPAKTSALEKKMPAGEPEKPKTDSKPLTMDEAVDSLSAGFVSSAPKPETKIETVAPVSANKNFAPPPPDQKKQAVSAPAGLSPAPPADKKAKMEKTFPAVQSVKPKAEEQKKTAAAGVAVKPKETPKAGDMSLDALDALGDTLPTSKPVPKTPEVKPQNIVKEKTVKSEKGVRVGERDDTLPPDYRFTEDKNNQQPPPLPKEPSMDPSEALDILSGDFTESFAAPTVQAYLPPSAPAKQQPQVEDLSALDALADDFVAPAQAKKVSSGLPPAAKSTPLPTYQSTDMSFDALDALGDTLPTAQPVPKSPEIRPEDIVDEKNLTSKKGVFVGEREDTLPPDYRFPKDDPKKHPEPPKPQPSMDPSEALDILSGDFTTPSVASAVQAPVPPSAPPANSSADFALEKLADDFLAPTSASTVKSAAPMPPKANTQLQDDTSAMDALSDTLTGIGAVPEPVPVTPKQEVKEKLVVEEKLRKAGETDDTLPPEYRPTEADKKAAAEMKLQTKAGVPDKQTSIDESKALELLSSDFSDPSPAPPASQTQTPPAKTSTTSKVPGPVLDELASTLLPNLSGKKSTDSKPKGKSGKSKSKPKKPAVADVPAVKDLPGKPSTDVVSSTTTQKGGKS; this is encoded by the exons TCTCAGCCCAAACAGTCCACGACCACCCCAGCAGCGCCGGCCTCCAGCGTGAAGCCTGCACAATATGAG AAGGGGGCTGCAAAACCTGCAACCACGACTGCAAGTCCTGCAACCACCATGGTCACTGCAGGCGCTACGTCAACAAGCACCGCTCCTAAGTCCACCTCAACCACTGTGGCTGCAGGCTCGGTGACCTCCATTGGGCCGTCTACAGTTCCTAAAGCCAGTCCAGCAGCTGGTAAAGGCAACCTGGGTGGATCTACTAAACCAACAACACAG AGTACTACCACTGTTTCATCATCCAAACTGGACCCTTCGAAGGCACCCACAACGATCACTCCAGCCACTAACATTTCTGCAAGCACCGGAAGCAAG GTGAAATCGGAGGTTCCTGCGAAGACCAGCGCCCTG GAGAAAAAGATGCCTGCTGGGGAACCAGAGAAACCAAAGACAGATTCCAAG CCTTTAACGATGGATGAGGCCGTGGACTCTCTCTCAGCCGGATTTGTATCATCTGCACCCAAACCTGAAACG AAAATTGAAACTGTCGCACCTGTCAGTGCCAACAAAAACTTTGCTCCTCCTCCACCTGATCAGAAG AAACAAGCCGTGTCCGCTCCTGCAGGTTTGTCCCCTGCACCTCCTGCTGACAAGAAAGCAAAGATGGAGAAA ACCTTTCCTGCTGTTCAGAGTGTCAAACCCAAAGCAGAAGAG CAAAAGAAAACTGCTGCTGCTGGAGTAGCAGTGAAGCCAAAGGAAACCcccaag GCCGGTGACATGTCTCTGGATGCCCTGGATGCTTTGGGAGACACATTGCCAACTTCAAAACCAGTTCCTAAGACCCCTGAAGTCAAACCTCAGAACATTGTTAAA GAGAAGACTGTAAAATCAGAGAAGGGTGTACGTGTGGGTGAGAGAGACGACACTCTGCCCCCTGATTACAGATTCACAGAGGACAAGAACAACCAGCAGCCACCCCCTCTGCCAAAAGAG CCCTCCATGGATCCAAGTGAAGCTTTGGATATTCTGTCAGGTGATTTTACAGAGTCATTCGCAGCTCCTACAGTCCAGGCTTACCTTCCTCCTTCAGCTCCAGCAAAACAG CAACCCCAAGTAGAAGATCTCTCAGCTCTTGATGCCCTGGCAGATGATTTTGTGGCTCCTGCACAAGCCAAAAAG GTCTCCTCCGGTCTTCCTCCAGCTGCTAAAAGCACTCCACTCCCCACTTACCAG AGCACTGATATGTCTTTTGATGCTCTGGACGCTCTGGGAGACACACTGCCCACTGCACAACCAGTTCCTAAATCTCCTGAAATCAGACCTGAGGATATTGTTGAT GAGAAGAACCTAACATCAAAGAAAGGTGTGTTTGTGGGTGAGAGAGAGGACACACTGCCTCCAGATTACAGGTTCCCCAAAGATGACCCGAAAAAGCACCCTGAACCCCCAAAACCACAG CCCTCCATGGACCCGTCTGAGGCTCTGGATATTCTCTCAGGAGATTTCACAACCCCATCTGTGGCCTCTGCCGTTCAGGCCCCCGTTCCTCCCTCCGCACCTCCAGCAAAT AGCTCAGCAGACTTTGCTCTAGAGAAGCTTGCAGATGATTTCTTAGCCCCCACCAGCGCATCGACTGTCAAATCTGCTGCTCCGATGCCTCCTAAAGCTAACACCCAG CTTCAAGACGATACATCAGCCATGGACGCTCTCTCAGATACGCTAACGGGCATCGGTGCTGTACCTGAGCCAGTGCCAGTCACTCCTAAACAGGAAGTCAAG GAAAAGCTGGTGGTTGAGGAGAAGTTAAGGAAGGCCGGTGAAACAGATGACACACTTCCTCCTGAATATCGACCCACAGAGGCAGATAAGAAG GCTGCAGCAGAGATGAAATTACAAACTAAAGCAGGTGTTCCAGATAAACAG ACATCTATAGATGAGTCAAAAGCTCTCGAGCTGCTTTCCAGTGACTTCTCTGATCCCTCACCGGCTCCACCTGCATCTCAAACACAAACCCCACCTGCAAAAACATCCACCACTTCTAAG GTACCAGGCCCAGTGTTGGATGAACTGGCATCCACACTGCTCCCAAACCTCTCTGGAAAAAAATCAACTGACAGCAAACCAAAg GGTAAAAGTGGAAAGTCAAAGTCTAAACCGAAG aAACCAGCAGTAGCCGATGTGCCAGCTGTGAAAGACCTTCCTGGCAAACCGAGCACAGATGTGGTGTCCTCGACCACCACACAGAAGGGTGGAAAGAGCTAG